In a genomic window of Ipomoea triloba cultivar NCNSP0323 chromosome 3, ASM357664v1:
- the LOC116014324 gene encoding zinc finger BED domain-containing protein RICESLEEPER 2-like, with product MSELDKYLNEATEPVKDDFNILLWWKVNSPRFPYLSLLARDVLAIPVSTVASESTFSTGGRVLDSFRSSLTPRMAQALVCYQDWIQNSTVSLDVFEELQELNDFESVENDSSWNAMEPTL from the exons ATGTCAGAATTGGATAAGTATCTCAATGAAGCTACGGAGCCAGTAAAggatgattttaatattttgttgtggTGGAAAGTTAATAGCCCTAGATTTCCTTATTTGTCATTGTTGGCTCGAGATGTGCTAGCTATTCCAGTATCCACGGTTGCTTCTGAGTCTACCTTTAGTACCGGAGGACGTGTTCTTGATTCCTTTAGGAGTTCTTTAACTCCTAGAATGGCTCAAGCTCTTGTGTGCTATCAAGATTGGATTCAAAATTCAACAGTTTCATTAGATGTTTTTGAAGAACTTCAAGAGTTAAATGACTTTGAAAGTGTTGAAAATg attcttCATGGAATGCAATGGAACCTACCTTGTGA
- the LOC116014360 gene encoding uncharacterized protein LOC116014360 produces MQAVPIWQKVSILKKLIFQSTKIAAVTEPPATHFAFFHSTPLSLEKWKNKWKSDFRSQQASKNYIRYVTRQKRADSKKALKNLLFYGGSFDKSFEEKSPRENLGWDVEPDEHLDKKCKLKTSARSRTRIRRRQRKLKNQWLDEEDWNEHPAKIFQATFGDKWYTWSHKPRKEYSFDGSKTQFHHGEETEWSGRQYNWDNGSDTKYNTESCIVGSYSERSILGLPIRGPLKIEDVKNAFRLSALKWHPDKHQGPSQAAAEEKFKCCAAAYKSLCSALSPA; encoded by the exons ATGCAGGCAGTACCCATATGGCAAAAAGTTtcgattttgaaaaaattaattttccaaTCCACGAAAATAGCAGCAGTCACCGAACCACCGGCTACCCATTTCGCTTTCTTTCATTCTACTCCCCTTTCCCTGGAGAAATGGAAGAACAAGTGGAAATCG GATTTTAGAAGCCAACAAGCATCAAAG aaTTATATCAGATATGTGACACGTCAGAAACGTGCTGACTCAAAGAAAGCTTTGAAAAATCTGCTCTTTTATGGGGGCTCCTTCGATAAGTCTTTTGAG GAAAAATCTCCAAGAGAAAATTTGGGATGGGATGTAGAGCCAGATGAACATTTGGACAAGAAATGTAAACTCAAGACTTCTGCTCGTAGTAGAACTCGCATAAGGAGAAGGCAAC GTAAACTAAAGAATCAGTGGTTAGATGAAGAAGATTGGAATGAACATCCGGCGAAAATATTCCAAGCAACCTTTGGTGACAAATGGTACACCTGGTCGCATAAGCCTAGGAAGGAATACTCTTTTGATGGTTCAAAAACACAATTTCACCATGGAGAAGAAACAGAATGGAGTGGTAGACAGTATAATTGGGACAATGGATCTGATACAAAGTACAATACTGAGTCTTGTATTGTAGGATCATACTCTGAAAGATCAATCCTTGGTCTGCCTATCAGGGGTCCTTTGAAGATTGAGGATGTCAAGAATGC TTTTCGTCTCTCAGCTTTGAAGTGGCATCCTGATAAGCATCAAGGACCTTCACAG GCAGCAGCAGAAGAGAAATTCAAGTGTTGCGCTGCAGCATACAAGTCACTTTGCAGCGCTCTCTCCCCAGcataa
- the LOC116012900 gene encoding protein FAR1-RELATED SEQUENCE 5-like, producing MVLISMSSMLLLLGLMFVVARNQKDREGKVLSKYLVCSRQGFKQPTKEVCPIEDGVDGTSISPKRRRVTNRVCCNAKIIFKFMGDGGYSVFSLEVRHTHCLCSEASKSFMRVNRKLNLGHQSFVANCARANIGPIKSFKLYKQMEEEYADVGATRVDFQNFKRDLMAYISGGDAQLIVEKFLHKKELWSTFFFDYDADEYNQPSRVFWANPVTQQNFACFGDVVSFDATYNLIFVPFTGMDNHKKSVTFATGLIAKKNIDSYVWLLDNFKRAMGHELTYVVTDQDPALRVVVPRVFTSSRHRFCMWHIMTKIGDKVGAVLANDQSFHRAHNDVVRDECITIEQFESKWLEAMEVHGLGEHRWL from the exons ATGGTGTTGATTTCTATGTCAAGTATGCTTCTACTATTGGGTTTGATGTTCGTCGTAGCACGGAATCAAAAGGATAGGGAGGGTAAGGTCTTGAGCAAGTATTTGGTGTGTTCTCGCCAAGGTTTCAAGCAGCCTACTAAGGAGGTTTGCCCGATAGAGGATGGGGTTGATGGCACTTCCATATCGCCAAAGAGACGTCGGGTTACGAATAGGGTTTGTTGTAATGCCAAGATCATTTTTAAGTTTATGGGTGATGGGGGTTATTCTGTGTTTTCTTTGGAGGTAAGGCACACACATTGTTTGTGCTCAGAGGCGTCTAAGTCATTTATGAGGGTTAATCGTAAGTTGAATTTGGGCCATCAAAGCTTTGTTGCCAATTGCGCGAGAGCGAATATTGGTCCAATCAAGTCGTTTAAGCTTTACAAACAGATGGAGGAGGAGTATGCTGATGTTGGGGCTACCCGTGTAGACTTTCAGAATTTTAAGCGGGATTTAATGGCATATATTAGTGGGGGTGATGCGCAATTGATTGTTGAAAAGTTCCTTCATAAGAAGGAGTTGTGGTCTACATTTTTCTTTGACTATGATGCGGATGAGTATAATCAACCCTCGCGTGTGTTTTGGGCAAACCCGGTTACTCAGCAGAATTTTGCGTGTTTTGGTGATGTCGTCTCCTTCGATGCGAC GTATAATCTTATATTTGTACCATTTACTGGCATGGATAATCACAAGAAATCTGTGACGTTTGCTACGGGGTTGATTGCAAAGAAAAATATTGACTCCTATGTGTGGTTGCTTGATAATTTCAAACGAGCTATGGGTCACGAGCTAACATACGTTGTCACCGATCAAGACCCAGCTTTGCGGGTTGTTGTGCCGAGGGTTTTCACTTCTTCACGCCATCGATTTTGTATGTGGCATATCATGACAAAGATCGGCGACAAGGTTGGTGCGGTGCTTGCAAATGATCAGTCATTTCATCGAGCTCATAATGATGTTGTGCGGGATGAGTGTATAACGATAGAGCAGTTTGAATCTAAATGGCTTGAGGCTATGGAGGTGCATGGTCTTGGCGAGCATAGGTGGCTTTAG
- the LOC116012901 gene encoding protein FAR1-RELATED SEQUENCE 5-like, producing MGGLVRTTSWSESQNSSFGSYTNFHASLMEFFSHFEGAVDSQRHKQAKLDVACEGYLPVVKMSLAIERYDVVVYTITIFYDVQAEIVASCFECHVLSSAVDGAVKRVEVEGANGVVNVVVFNIAETIASYLCRMFERVGLLCRHIFLVFKDARLDSIPPCYIVSRWTYDAYKRPIYDIDGVHLLFYEWALPKVP from the coding sequence ATGGGTGGTTTGGTTCGGACTACATCTTGGTCTGAATCACAGAATAGTTCATTTGGGAGTTACACTAATTTTCATGCAAGCTTAATGGAGTTCTTTAGTCACTTTGAAGGTGCGGTTGATAGTCAAAGGCATAAGCAGGCTAAGCTCGATGTTGCATGTGAGGGATATTTGCCCGTAGTTAAGATGTCGTTGGCTATTGAGCGTTACGATGTTGTTGTTTATACCATTACTATTTTCTACGACGTGCAGGCAGAGATTGTTGCTAGTTGCTTTGAGTGTCATGTTTTGTCTTCTGCGGTGGATGGTGCTGTGAAACGTGTTGAAGTAGAGGGTGCAAATGGTGTTGTAAATGTGGTTGTATTTAATATTGCTGAAACTATTGCTTCTTATTTGTGTAGGATGTTTGAGCGGGTTGGGTTGTTATGTAGGCATATCTTTCTTGTTTTCAAGGATGCTCGTTTGGACTCCATTCCGCCGTGCTACATTGTTTCTCGGTGGACATATGATGCCTACAAGCGTCCAATTTATGATATAGATGGTGTGCACCTTCTATTTTACGAGTGGGCTCTACCAAAGGTACCATGA
- the LOC116012902 gene encoding uncharacterized protein LOC116012902, translated as MEVNPNRAAEEPRAAEMRLKEKSMITSEERTWANLDNIARDILYMALDKSLFPRVTKCKSAKEIWTILIQITEGDEQEKENKLTIAMKKFEDFKMGAGESVFEMEARFMKLLTEIDDLDKELTQKEINLKILRGLPKSWKMKVIAMRDHRNLKTTSTTQIFSDLKAYEFEREALHEE; from the coding sequence ATGGAAGTCAACCCAAATCGAGCTGCTGAAGAACCCAGAGCAGCCGAGATGAGGCTTAAAGAAAAGTCCATGATTACATCTGAAGAGAGGACTTGGGCAAATCTTGACAACATTGCACGAGACATCCTCTATATGGCTCTAGACAAGTCATTATTTCCTAGGGTTACAAAATGCAAATCTGCCAAGGAGATATGGACGATTCTCATACAGATAAcagaaggtgacgaacaggagaaagAGAACAAGCTTACCattgccatgaagaagttcgaagacttcaagatgggAGCAGGCGAATCAGTCTTCGAGATGGAAGCACGATTCATGAAGCTCTTGACTGAGATTGACGATCTGGACAAAGAGCTCACCCAAAAAGAAATCAATCTGAAGATACTTCGTGGTCTCCCTAAAAGCTGGAAAATGAAGGTCATAGCAATGAGAGATCATCGCAACTTAAAGACAACTAGCACTACTCAAATCTTTAGTGATCTGAAGGCATATGAGTTCGAGAGGGAAGCCTTGCACGAGGAATAA